A window from Apteryx mantelli isolate bAptMan1 chromosome 15, bAptMan1.hap1, whole genome shotgun sequence encodes these proteins:
- the SEMA6D gene encoding semaphorin-6D isoform X1: MLKIRDTLYIAGRDQVYTVNLNEVPKSEVTPSKKLTWRSRQQDRENCAMKGKHKDECHNFIKVFVPRNDEMVFVCGTNAFNPMCRYYRLNTLEYDGEEISGLARCPFDARQTNVALFADGKLYSATVADFLASDAVIYRSMGDGSALRTIKYDSKWIKEPHFLHAIEYGNYVYFFFREIAVEHNNLGKAVYSRVARICKNDMGGSQRVLEKHWTSFLKARLNCSVPGDSFFYFDVLQSITDIIEINGVPTVVGVFTTQLNSIPGSAVCAFSMDDIEKVFKGRFKEQKTPDSVWTAVPEDKVPKPRPGCCAKHGLAEAYKTSIDFPDETLSFIKSHPLMDSAVPSVIEEPWFTKTRVRYRLTAIAVDHTAGPYQNYTVIFVGSEAGVVLKILAKTRSFSLNDSVLLEEIEAYNHAKCSAESEEDRRVLSLQLDKEHHALFVAFSSCVIRIPLSRCERHGSCKKSCIASRDPYCGWLDHEACGRVKPGMLTGGYVQDVEYGNTAQLGDCHEILPTTATPDYKIFGDPTSDMEFSSASITTMASIPVISPKVIGSWKPKVTGSRKFVVQDDPNTSDYSDPLSGVPKGVRWEVQSGDSNQMVHMNVLITCVFAAFVLGAFIAGVAVYCYRDIFVRKSRKIHKDAESAQSCTDSSGSFAKLNGLFDSPVKEYQQNIDSPKLYTNLLTSRKELPPNGDTKSMMMDPRGQPPELAALPTPESTPVLQQKTMQAMKSQSDKAHSNLNASRKETPLKSPQFFPSSPPPHSPLSHGHIPSAIVLPNATHDYNTSFSNSNAHKADKKMQHLDHPLTKPSSKRDHRRSVDSRNTLNDFLKHLNETTSNPKAIMGDIQVAHQTLMLDPMGNMSEIPPKVPNREASLYSPPSTLPRNSPTKRVDVPTTPAVPMTSLERQRGYHKNSSQRHSISALPKNLNSPNGVLLSRQPSINRGGYMPPTAGTKMDYMQGTPVSVHLQPSLSRQSSYTSNGTLPRTGIKRTPSLKPDVPPKPSFVPQTTSVRPLNKYSY; the protein is encoded by the exons ATGTTGAAAATTCGAGACACACTTTATATCGCTGGCAG GGATCAAGTTTACACTGTAAACTTAAATGAAGTTCCAAAATCGGAAGTTACTCCAAGCAAG AAATTAACATGGAGGTCAAGGCAGCAGGACAGAGAGAACTGTGCTATGAAAGGCAAACATAAA GATGAATGCCATAACTTTATTAAAGTCTTTGTTCCAAGAAACGATGAGATGGTGTTTGTCTGTGGAACAAATGCTTTTAATCCTATGTGCAGATACTATCGG ctGAATACCTTAGAGTATGACGGGGAGGAAATTAGTGGTCTGGCAAGATGCCCGTTTGATGCCAGACAAACCAATGTCGCCCTCTTTGCTG ATGGAAAATTGTATTCGGCAACAGTAGCAGATTTCCTGGCAAGTGATGCTGTTATTTATCGCAGCATGGGGGATGGATCTGCCCTAAGAACAATAAAGTATGATTCCAAATGGATAAAag AGCCACATTTCCTCCATGCCATAGAATACGGGAACtatgtttatttcttctttcGAGAAATTGCTGTAGAGCACAATAATTTAGGCAAG GCTGTGTATTCCCGGGTGGCTCGCATATGCAAAAATGACATGGGGGGGTCCCAGAGAGTcctggaaaaacactggaccTCCTTCCTGAAAGCTCGGCTCAACTGCTCCGTTCCTGGGGATTCATTCTTCTACTTTGATGTGCTGCAGTCTATCACAGACATAATAGAAATCAATGGCGTCCCCACTGTTGTCGGTGTGTTCACCACACAGCTTAACAG CATCCCTGGTTCAGCGGTGTGTGCTTTCAGCATGGATGACATTGAGAAAGTCTTCAAAGGGAGATTTAAAGAACAAAAGACTCCTGACTCTGTTTGGACAGCTGTACCTGAAGACAAAGTACCAAAGCCAAG ACCTGGCTGCTGTGCAAAACATGGCCTAGCAGAGGCTTACAAAACCTCCATTGATTTCCCAGACGAAACGCTCTCCTTCATCAAGTCTCATCCTTTGATGGATTCAGCTGTTCCCTCAGTCATCGAGGAGCCCTGGTTTACGAAAACACGTGTCAG ATACAGATTGACGGCAATTGCTGTAGACCATACTGCTGGACCCTACCAGAACTACACAGTCATATTTGTTGGCTCTGAAGCAGGAGTAGTACTTAAAATCTTGGCAAAGACCAGATCTTTTTCTTTGAATGACAGTGTATTACTGGAAGAAATTGAAGCTTATAATCATGCAAA GTGTAGTGCTGAGAGCGAGGAGGACAGACGAGTCCTTTCCCTGCAGCTGGACAAAGAGCACCACGCGCTGTTCGTGGCGTTCTCCAGCTGCGTCATCAGGATTCCTCTGAGTCGGTGCGAGCGGCACGGCTCCTGTAAAAA GTCATGTATTGCTTCCCGGGACCCGTACTGTGGCTGGTTAGACCATGAGGCTTGTGGAAGAGTGAAACCAGGCATGCT CACTGGAGGGTACGTCCAAGACGTAGAATACGGCAACACAGCGCAGCTTGGGGACTGCCATG AAATTTTGCCTACTACAGCTACACCAGATTACAAAATATTTGGCGACCCAACATCTG ACATGGAGTTCTCCTCAGCTTCCATTACCACAATGGCAAGTATCCCAGTTATATCACCTAAAGTGATTGGTTCCTGGAAACCTAAAGTGACTGGCTCTCGGAAATTTGTAGTTCAAGATGACCCAAACACTTCTGATTATTCTGATCCATTATCAGGTGTCCCAAAGG GTGTAAGGTGGGAAGTACAATCAGGCGATTCCAACCAAATGGTACATATGAATGTCCTAATCACTTGTGTCTTTGCTGCTTTTGTCCTGGGAGCCTTTATTGCGGGAGTAGCCGTTTACTGTTACCGGGATATATTTGTACGGAAATCCAGAAAAATACACAAAGATGCAGAATCTGCTCAGTCCTGTACTGACTCCAGCGGGAGTTTTGCTAAACTGAACGGGTTGTTTGATAGTCCCGTCAAGGAATATCAACAAAACATTGATTCACCCAAGCTCTACACAAACCTGTTGACTAGTAGAAAGGAATTGCCGCCCAATGGTGATACGAAGTCCATGATGATGGACCCCAGGGGTCAGCCTCCCGAATTAGCTGCACTACCCACTCCTGAATCTACGCCAGTTCTTCAGCAAAAGACTATGCAGGCTATGAAAAGTCAGTCAGACAAAGCGCATAGTAATCTCAATGCCTCACGAAAAGAAACCCCACTAAAAAGCCCTCAGTTTTTTCCTTCCAGTCCTCCACCCCATTCTCCACTAAGTCACGGACATATTCCGAGTGCTATCGTTCTTCCCAACGCTACCCATGATTACAACACATCTTTTTCAAATTCTAATGCGCACAAGGCAGACAAAAAGATGCAACATCTTGATCACCCACTTACAAAACCATCCAGCAAAAGAGACCACAGGAGATCTGTTGATTCCAGGAACACCCTGAATGATTTTCTGAAACACTTAAATGAAACTACTAGTAATCCCAAAGCAATTATGGGAGATATTCAAGTGGCCCACCAGACTTTAATGCTGGATCCAATGGGAAATATGTCTGAGATCCCACCTAAAGTTCCCAACAGGGAGGCGTCCTTATACTCTCCTCCATCGACTCTTCCGAGAAACAGTCCCACAAAACGGGTGGACGTTCCCACCACCCCTGCAGTACCAATGACCTCTTTGGAAAGGCAAAGAGGTTATCACAAAAATTCTTCACAAAGGCATTCAATATCTGCCCTTCCTAAAAACTTAAACTCACCAAATGGTGTTTTGTTATCCAGACAGCCTAGTATTAATCGTGGAGGGTACATGCCTCCCACGGCAGGCACAAAGATGGACTACATGCAAGGGACGCCTGTCAGCGTTCACCTCCAGCCTTCCTTGTCCAGGCAAAGCAGTTACACAAGCAACGGCACCCTTCCTCGTACAGGAATAAAGAGGACACCCTCCTTAAAACCCGACGTGCCACCAAAACCCTCGTTCGTTCCTCAGACAACTTCAGTCAGACCACTGAACAAATACAGCTACTAG
- the SEMA6D gene encoding semaphorin-6D isoform X3, which yields MLKIRDTLYIAGRDQVYTVNLNEVPKSEVTPSKKLTWRSRQQDRENCAMKGKHKDECHNFIKVFVPRNDEMVFVCGTNAFNPMCRYYRLNTLEYDGEEISGLARCPFDARQTNVALFADGKLYSATVADFLASDAVIYRSMGDGSALRTIKYDSKWIKEPHFLHAIEYGNYVYFFFREIAVEHNNLGKAVYSRVARICKNDMGGSQRVLEKHWTSFLKARLNCSVPGDSFFYFDVLQSITDIIEINGVPTVVGVFTTQLNSIPGSAVCAFSMDDIEKVFKGRFKEQKTPDSVWTAVPEDKVPKPRPGCCAKHGLAEAYKTSIDFPDETLSFIKSHPLMDSAVPSVIEEPWFTKTRVRYRLTAIAVDHTAGPYQNYTVIFVGSEAGVVLKILAKTRSFSLNDSVLLEEIEAYNHAKCSAESEEDRRVLSLQLDKEHHALFVAFSSCVIRIPLSRCERHGSCKNTGGYVQDVEYGNTAQLGDCHEILPTTATPDYKIFGDPTSDMEFSSASITTMASIPVISPKVIGSWKPKVTGSRKFVVQDDPNTSDYSDPLSGVPKGVRWEVQSGDSNQMVHMNVLITCVFAAFVLGAFIAGVAVYCYRDIFVRKSRKIHKDAESAQSCTDSSGSFAKLNGLFDSPVKEYQQNIDSPKLYTNLLTSRKELPPNGDTKSMMMDPRGQPPELAALPTPESTPVLQQKTMQAMKSQSDKAHSNLNASRKETPLKSPQFFPSSPPPHSPLSHGHIPSAIVLPNATHDYNTSFSNSNAHKADKKMQHLDHPLTKPSSKRDHRRSVDSRNTLNDFLKHLNETTSNPKAIMGDIQVAHQTLMLDPMGNMSEIPPKVPNREASLYSPPSTLPRNSPTKRVDVPTTPAVPMTSLERQRGYHKNSSQRHSISALPKNLNSPNGVLLSRQPSINRGGYMPPTAGTKMDYMQGTPVSVHLQPSLSRQSSYTSNGTLPRTGIKRTPSLKPDVPPKPSFVPQTTSVRPLNKYSY from the exons ATGTTGAAAATTCGAGACACACTTTATATCGCTGGCAG GGATCAAGTTTACACTGTAAACTTAAATGAAGTTCCAAAATCGGAAGTTACTCCAAGCAAG AAATTAACATGGAGGTCAAGGCAGCAGGACAGAGAGAACTGTGCTATGAAAGGCAAACATAAA GATGAATGCCATAACTTTATTAAAGTCTTTGTTCCAAGAAACGATGAGATGGTGTTTGTCTGTGGAACAAATGCTTTTAATCCTATGTGCAGATACTATCGG ctGAATACCTTAGAGTATGACGGGGAGGAAATTAGTGGTCTGGCAAGATGCCCGTTTGATGCCAGACAAACCAATGTCGCCCTCTTTGCTG ATGGAAAATTGTATTCGGCAACAGTAGCAGATTTCCTGGCAAGTGATGCTGTTATTTATCGCAGCATGGGGGATGGATCTGCCCTAAGAACAATAAAGTATGATTCCAAATGGATAAAag AGCCACATTTCCTCCATGCCATAGAATACGGGAACtatgtttatttcttctttcGAGAAATTGCTGTAGAGCACAATAATTTAGGCAAG GCTGTGTATTCCCGGGTGGCTCGCATATGCAAAAATGACATGGGGGGGTCCCAGAGAGTcctggaaaaacactggaccTCCTTCCTGAAAGCTCGGCTCAACTGCTCCGTTCCTGGGGATTCATTCTTCTACTTTGATGTGCTGCAGTCTATCACAGACATAATAGAAATCAATGGCGTCCCCACTGTTGTCGGTGTGTTCACCACACAGCTTAACAG CATCCCTGGTTCAGCGGTGTGTGCTTTCAGCATGGATGACATTGAGAAAGTCTTCAAAGGGAGATTTAAAGAACAAAAGACTCCTGACTCTGTTTGGACAGCTGTACCTGAAGACAAAGTACCAAAGCCAAG ACCTGGCTGCTGTGCAAAACATGGCCTAGCAGAGGCTTACAAAACCTCCATTGATTTCCCAGACGAAACGCTCTCCTTCATCAAGTCTCATCCTTTGATGGATTCAGCTGTTCCCTCAGTCATCGAGGAGCCCTGGTTTACGAAAACACGTGTCAG ATACAGATTGACGGCAATTGCTGTAGACCATACTGCTGGACCCTACCAGAACTACACAGTCATATTTGTTGGCTCTGAAGCAGGAGTAGTACTTAAAATCTTGGCAAAGACCAGATCTTTTTCTTTGAATGACAGTGTATTACTGGAAGAAATTGAAGCTTATAATCATGCAAA GTGTAGTGCTGAGAGCGAGGAGGACAGACGAGTCCTTTCCCTGCAGCTGGACAAAGAGCACCACGCGCTGTTCGTGGCGTTCTCCAGCTGCGTCATCAGGATTCCTCTGAGTCGGTGCGAGCGGCACGGCTCCTGTAAAAA CACTGGAGGGTACGTCCAAGACGTAGAATACGGCAACACAGCGCAGCTTGGGGACTGCCATG AAATTTTGCCTACTACAGCTACACCAGATTACAAAATATTTGGCGACCCAACATCTG ACATGGAGTTCTCCTCAGCTTCCATTACCACAATGGCAAGTATCCCAGTTATATCACCTAAAGTGATTGGTTCCTGGAAACCTAAAGTGACTGGCTCTCGGAAATTTGTAGTTCAAGATGACCCAAACACTTCTGATTATTCTGATCCATTATCAGGTGTCCCAAAGG GTGTAAGGTGGGAAGTACAATCAGGCGATTCCAACCAAATGGTACATATGAATGTCCTAATCACTTGTGTCTTTGCTGCTTTTGTCCTGGGAGCCTTTATTGCGGGAGTAGCCGTTTACTGTTACCGGGATATATTTGTACGGAAATCCAGAAAAATACACAAAGATGCAGAATCTGCTCAGTCCTGTACTGACTCCAGCGGGAGTTTTGCTAAACTGAACGGGTTGTTTGATAGTCCCGTCAAGGAATATCAACAAAACATTGATTCACCCAAGCTCTACACAAACCTGTTGACTAGTAGAAAGGAATTGCCGCCCAATGGTGATACGAAGTCCATGATGATGGACCCCAGGGGTCAGCCTCCCGAATTAGCTGCACTACCCACTCCTGAATCTACGCCAGTTCTTCAGCAAAAGACTATGCAGGCTATGAAAAGTCAGTCAGACAAAGCGCATAGTAATCTCAATGCCTCACGAAAAGAAACCCCACTAAAAAGCCCTCAGTTTTTTCCTTCCAGTCCTCCACCCCATTCTCCACTAAGTCACGGACATATTCCGAGTGCTATCGTTCTTCCCAACGCTACCCATGATTACAACACATCTTTTTCAAATTCTAATGCGCACAAGGCAGACAAAAAGATGCAACATCTTGATCACCCACTTACAAAACCATCCAGCAAAAGAGACCACAGGAGATCTGTTGATTCCAGGAACACCCTGAATGATTTTCTGAAACACTTAAATGAAACTACTAGTAATCCCAAAGCAATTATGGGAGATATTCAAGTGGCCCACCAGACTTTAATGCTGGATCCAATGGGAAATATGTCTGAGATCCCACCTAAAGTTCCCAACAGGGAGGCGTCCTTATACTCTCCTCCATCGACTCTTCCGAGAAACAGTCCCACAAAACGGGTGGACGTTCCCACCACCCCTGCAGTACCAATGACCTCTTTGGAAAGGCAAAGAGGTTATCACAAAAATTCTTCACAAAGGCATTCAATATCTGCCCTTCCTAAAAACTTAAACTCACCAAATGGTGTTTTGTTATCCAGACAGCCTAGTATTAATCGTGGAGGGTACATGCCTCCCACGGCAGGCACAAAGATGGACTACATGCAAGGGACGCCTGTCAGCGTTCACCTCCAGCCTTCCTTGTCCAGGCAAAGCAGTTACACAAGCAACGGCACCCTTCCTCGTACAGGAATAAAGAGGACACCCTCCTTAAAACCCGACGTGCCACCAAAACCCTCGTTCGTTCCTCAGACAACTTCAGTCAGACCACTGAACAAATACAGCTACTAG
- the SEMA6D gene encoding semaphorin-6D isoform X6 has protein sequence MLKIRDTLYIAGRDQVYTVNLNEVPKSEVTPSKKLTWRSRQQDRENCAMKGKHKDECHNFIKVFVPRNDEMVFVCGTNAFNPMCRYYRLNTLEYDGEEISGLARCPFDARQTNVALFADGKLYSATVADFLASDAVIYRSMGDGSALRTIKYDSKWIKEPHFLHAIEYGNYVYFFFREIAVEHNNLGKAVYSRVARICKNDMGGSQRVLEKHWTSFLKARLNCSVPGDSFFYFDVLQSITDIIEINGVPTVVGVFTTQLNSIPGSAVCAFSMDDIEKVFKGRFKEQKTPDSVWTAVPEDKVPKPRPGCCAKHGLAEAYKTSIDFPDETLSFIKSHPLMDSAVPSVIEEPWFTKTRVRYRLTAIAVDHTAGPYQNYTVIFVGSEAGVVLKILAKTRSFSLNDSVLLEEIEAYNHAKCSAESEEDRRVLSLQLDKEHHALFVAFSSCVIRIPLSRCERHGSCKNTGGYVQDVEYGNTAQLGDCHGVRWEVQSGDSNQMVHMNVLITCVFAAFVLGAFIAGVAVYCYRDIFVRKSRKIHKDAESAQSCTDSSGSFAKLNGLFDSPVKEYQQNIDSPKLYTNLLTSRKELPPNGDTKSMMMDPRGQPPELAALPTPESTPVLQQKTMQAMKSQSDKAHSNLNASRKETPLKSPQFFPSSPPPHSPLSHGHIPSAIVLPNATHDYNTSFSNSNAHKADKKMQHLDHPLTKPSSKRDHRRSVDSRNTLNDFLKHLNETTSNPKAIMGDIQVAHQTLMLDPMGNMSEIPPKVPNREASLYSPPSTLPRNSPTKRVDVPTTPAVPMTSLERQRGYHKNSSQRHSISALPKNLNSPNGVLLSRQPSINRGGYMPPTAGTKMDYMQGTPVSVHLQPSLSRQSSYTSNGTLPRTGIKRTPSLKPDVPPKPSFVPQTTSVRPLNKYSY, from the exons ATGTTGAAAATTCGAGACACACTTTATATCGCTGGCAG GGATCAAGTTTACACTGTAAACTTAAATGAAGTTCCAAAATCGGAAGTTACTCCAAGCAAG AAATTAACATGGAGGTCAAGGCAGCAGGACAGAGAGAACTGTGCTATGAAAGGCAAACATAAA GATGAATGCCATAACTTTATTAAAGTCTTTGTTCCAAGAAACGATGAGATGGTGTTTGTCTGTGGAACAAATGCTTTTAATCCTATGTGCAGATACTATCGG ctGAATACCTTAGAGTATGACGGGGAGGAAATTAGTGGTCTGGCAAGATGCCCGTTTGATGCCAGACAAACCAATGTCGCCCTCTTTGCTG ATGGAAAATTGTATTCGGCAACAGTAGCAGATTTCCTGGCAAGTGATGCTGTTATTTATCGCAGCATGGGGGATGGATCTGCCCTAAGAACAATAAAGTATGATTCCAAATGGATAAAag AGCCACATTTCCTCCATGCCATAGAATACGGGAACtatgtttatttcttctttcGAGAAATTGCTGTAGAGCACAATAATTTAGGCAAG GCTGTGTATTCCCGGGTGGCTCGCATATGCAAAAATGACATGGGGGGGTCCCAGAGAGTcctggaaaaacactggaccTCCTTCCTGAAAGCTCGGCTCAACTGCTCCGTTCCTGGGGATTCATTCTTCTACTTTGATGTGCTGCAGTCTATCACAGACATAATAGAAATCAATGGCGTCCCCACTGTTGTCGGTGTGTTCACCACACAGCTTAACAG CATCCCTGGTTCAGCGGTGTGTGCTTTCAGCATGGATGACATTGAGAAAGTCTTCAAAGGGAGATTTAAAGAACAAAAGACTCCTGACTCTGTTTGGACAGCTGTACCTGAAGACAAAGTACCAAAGCCAAG ACCTGGCTGCTGTGCAAAACATGGCCTAGCAGAGGCTTACAAAACCTCCATTGATTTCCCAGACGAAACGCTCTCCTTCATCAAGTCTCATCCTTTGATGGATTCAGCTGTTCCCTCAGTCATCGAGGAGCCCTGGTTTACGAAAACACGTGTCAG ATACAGATTGACGGCAATTGCTGTAGACCATACTGCTGGACCCTACCAGAACTACACAGTCATATTTGTTGGCTCTGAAGCAGGAGTAGTACTTAAAATCTTGGCAAAGACCAGATCTTTTTCTTTGAATGACAGTGTATTACTGGAAGAAATTGAAGCTTATAATCATGCAAA GTGTAGTGCTGAGAGCGAGGAGGACAGACGAGTCCTTTCCCTGCAGCTGGACAAAGAGCACCACGCGCTGTTCGTGGCGTTCTCCAGCTGCGTCATCAGGATTCCTCTGAGTCGGTGCGAGCGGCACGGCTCCTGTAAAAA CACTGGAGGGTACGTCCAAGACGTAGAATACGGCAACACAGCGCAGCTTGGGGACTGCCATG GTGTAAGGTGGGAAGTACAATCAGGCGATTCCAACCAAATGGTACATATGAATGTCCTAATCACTTGTGTCTTTGCTGCTTTTGTCCTGGGAGCCTTTATTGCGGGAGTAGCCGTTTACTGTTACCGGGATATATTTGTACGGAAATCCAGAAAAATACACAAAGATGCAGAATCTGCTCAGTCCTGTACTGACTCCAGCGGGAGTTTTGCTAAACTGAACGGGTTGTTTGATAGTCCCGTCAAGGAATATCAACAAAACATTGATTCACCCAAGCTCTACACAAACCTGTTGACTAGTAGAAAGGAATTGCCGCCCAATGGTGATACGAAGTCCATGATGATGGACCCCAGGGGTCAGCCTCCCGAATTAGCTGCACTACCCACTCCTGAATCTACGCCAGTTCTTCAGCAAAAGACTATGCAGGCTATGAAAAGTCAGTCAGACAAAGCGCATAGTAATCTCAATGCCTCACGAAAAGAAACCCCACTAAAAAGCCCTCAGTTTTTTCCTTCCAGTCCTCCACCCCATTCTCCACTAAGTCACGGACATATTCCGAGTGCTATCGTTCTTCCCAACGCTACCCATGATTACAACACATCTTTTTCAAATTCTAATGCGCACAAGGCAGACAAAAAGATGCAACATCTTGATCACCCACTTACAAAACCATCCAGCAAAAGAGACCACAGGAGATCTGTTGATTCCAGGAACACCCTGAATGATTTTCTGAAACACTTAAATGAAACTACTAGTAATCCCAAAGCAATTATGGGAGATATTCAAGTGGCCCACCAGACTTTAATGCTGGATCCAATGGGAAATATGTCTGAGATCCCACCTAAAGTTCCCAACAGGGAGGCGTCCTTATACTCTCCTCCATCGACTCTTCCGAGAAACAGTCCCACAAAACGGGTGGACGTTCCCACCACCCCTGCAGTACCAATGACCTCTTTGGAAAGGCAAAGAGGTTATCACAAAAATTCTTCACAAAGGCATTCAATATCTGCCCTTCCTAAAAACTTAAACTCACCAAATGGTGTTTTGTTATCCAGACAGCCTAGTATTAATCGTGGAGGGTACATGCCTCCCACGGCAGGCACAAAGATGGACTACATGCAAGGGACGCCTGTCAGCGTTCACCTCCAGCCTTCCTTGTCCAGGCAAAGCAGTTACACAAGCAACGGCACCCTTCCTCGTACAGGAATAAAGAGGACACCCTCCTTAAAACCCGACGTGCCACCAAAACCCTCGTTCGTTCCTCAGACAACTTCAGTCAGACCACTGAACAAATACAGCTACTAG